The Sylvia atricapilla isolate bSylAtr1 chromosome 3, bSylAtr1.pri, whole genome shotgun sequence genome has a window encoding:
- the CLN8 gene encoding protein CLN8: MKETIVKREEMNPTNDDTVFGTIFDWDYLLWEIRLTFLAAGFLIYLGVFLLSHWLSSWRSTTYRALYAKEKVFWNMAVTRGVFGLQSCVAGLWALLIDPVFHADKVYSQQKWSWFNCLIAAGFFLLENVAVHVSNIIFRTFDVFLVVHHLLAFGGLAGLVINVKSGHYLPLMGMLLEMSTPSTCISWMLLKAGRASTFFWKANQWVMIHLFHCRMILTYHMWWVCVFNWNSIIENLGLLHFIVLFSGLFAVTLILNPYWTYKKTQQLLSPTDWNFESKAVENGKLNGETHQKKRI; the protein is encoded by the exons ATGAAGGAGACTATAgtcaaaagagaagaaatgaatcCTACAAATGATGATACAGTGTTTGGGACTATTTTTGACTGGGACTATCTCTTATGGGAAATTCGTTTGACATTTTTAGCTGCTGGTTTTTTAATCTACTTGGGAGTATTTCTTCTGTCTCACTGGTTGTCTTCTTGGAGAAGTACCACTTACCGTGCCTTGTATGCAAAGGAGAAGGTGTTTTGGAATATGGCAGTCACACGTGGTGTGTTTGGACTTCAGAGCTGTGTTGCTGGGTTATGGGCTTTGCTCATAGATCCTGTTTTTCATGCTGACAAAGTCTATTCACAGCAAAAGTGGAGTTGGTTTAACTGTTTAATAGCAGCTGGATTTTTCTTGCTTGAAAATGTAGCAGTTCATGTGTCCAACATTATTTTTAGAACGTTTGATGTTTTCTTAGTAGTTCATCATTTGCTTGCTTTTGGTGGCTTGGCTGGTTTAGTAATTAATGTGAAATCTGGACATTATCTGCCTTTGATGGGAATGTTGCTGGAGATGAGTACTCCCTCAACATGCATTTCCTGGATGCTTCTGAAG GCTGGCCGTGCTAGCACCTTTTTCTGGAAGGCAAACCAGTGGGTGATGATCCATCTGTTTCACTGCCGCATGATTCTTACCTACCACATGTGGTGGGTGTGTGTTTTCAATTGGAATTCCATTATAGAAAATCTGGGACTTCTTCACTTCATTGTTTTATTCTCAGGATTATTTGCTGTTACACTAATACTTAACCCATACTGGACATACAAAAAAACTCAGCAACTCCTCAGCCCAACTGACTGGAACTTTGAAAGTAAAGCagtggaaaatggaaaactaaATGGTGAAACACATCAAAAGAAGAGGATATAG